The DNA sequence TGGTTTAAAACCGGCGACGTTGGCCGCTTCGGTGGCATGGCCAACGGCGCTAAAGTGCCAGACAATTATTTGTGCATCGTCGGTCGCAGTAAGGACTTAATTATCTCGGGTGGCTATAACGTCTACCCAAAAGAAATTGAAAGCTTTATTGACGACATGGATGGCGTGGACGAAAGTGCGGTGATTGGTGTGCCGCATCCTGATTTTGGTGAGGCAGTCATGGCTATTGTGGTTGCAAAGCCGGGCGCTAAGCTGGATTCAAAAGCCATGATTGATGCGCTGAAGGGACAAATTGCGAACTTCAAAGTACCGAAGCGCATTGAGATCGTTGCTGACTTGCCACGCAATGCGATGGGTAAAGTACAAAAAAATATTCTGCGTCAGCAATACACCGCGTAATTCAATTACATACCAAATGCCTTGCGGCTTTCATTGAACATGAAGGCCGCAAGAAAAAACAGCATGACACCAAATACCCGCTTGAGGTTTACGGTATTCATGCTCCGAGCCATTTTGGCACCAAGCGGAGCGGTAAATATGCTCGCTGCAACAATGCAAGCAACGGCTGGTAAGTAGATATAGCCCAGAGAACCTGAGGGCAGGCCGGGGTGGTTCCAGCTGCCCACCACATAACCAATGGTGGCCGCGACTGCGATTGGAAAGCCCAGACCCGAGGCGGATGCCATCGCCACGTGCGGCGTGACATTACACCAAATCATGAACGGCACTGTAACGAATGCGCCCCCTGCACCAAGCAAGCTGGATAGTGCGCCAACAAAACTGCCAAAGGAAAACAAACCTAACTTGCCTGGCAATTGACGGCCGGGCTTGGGTTTTTTATTGATGAACATTTGTATTGAGCTGTAGACAATAAACAGCGCAAAGAACAGTGACAACCAGCCGGTAGGAAAGGCATCAAACAGCTCACTGCCGCCGATCAGGCCGCCCGCAATAATGCCAGGCGTTAAAGCAATAACCAGTTTCCAATCGATGGTGCCATGTTTGTGGTGTGCCCGAATCGCAGAAAGCGATGTAAAGAGAATGGTTGCCATACCAGTCGCAATCGCCATATGAACAATAATGCTCTGATCAAATTGCTGGTGATTAAAGACAATAATCATGAATGGGACGAGAATCATCCCCCCGCCGATGCCGAGCATGCCAGCCAATACACCAGACACAGCCCCACAGGTAACCAAAATCAAAATATCGATTAATTCCAAACTGAATTCCCCGCCTTAGCCGCTAGGCCCTTATCCTGAACCCTCGGGTTCAAGGTGGAGCGGCCGCCATGCTTCGGGTGCACTAAGCAGCGCAGGGAGTGAGCAGCTCGAGGCTGCCACTGTACGGTTGCGAAACGCTCACGCCCACATTGCAAAGATCGCTCCGTATGCTTGCGCATCGGTTCAAAGATCTATTGGCCTTGGCGAGCCAGGCAGGGAAAGGGTTTGTAGCAAAGTATCCACTTGTAACTCGAGGCCTTTGATTTCGGCTTCGAGCCGTGCTACCTCGTCCGGATGGACTGCTGCAGACTGTGTCGATAACTGCGCTGCGGTATCTGCAGCTAGACGTTTACTTGAAATCAGATCGCCAGCAAGTTTAAGGGCAGCCATCATGGTGGCGCGCTCGATGCTGCGGTTGCCACCTGTAATCGCTAGCTGAATTTGTTCGTCAACCAAAGTGCAAGCCTCGCGCAACAGGGGCTCATGCTCAGTAGTGGTGGCCAGCGTGATTTTTTGGCCTGCGAGCGTGACCTCAATGCGTTGTTGGCTCATGATCATCGCCTGAAATAGTGGGGTTGGGTTCGTCAGTAGCTAGTAAGTTCAGTTGCCGTGTATCGCTTTGCTCAGGCAGTCGACTCAAAATATGCTGGATGCGATTTTGCGCATCCGCTATCTTGGTTTCGAGTCGCAGGCGATCTTGGCGTGCCTCTTCGATGGCTTTAGTTGCCAGCGTGAGTTTGTCTTTGAGCCGAACTATTGCTCGGTTTAAATTACTTAAAGAAGACTCGGAGGAGGGGAATGAATCGCTCATTGATACATTGTAGCCTCTGAGTTAGGCCATGAGCAGCACCAAGATGACTGGTTTATTACCGAGTCAGGGCAACCCAGTGTTTGCCTAGCTTGGTTAGCTCAATGCGCCCATCAAATAGATCAATCAAAGCCTGGTGGGTTAGTGGATCATCACTTTTACCCTGATGATGGACCCCTTTTTTGCCCAAAAGAATTAGGTTCTCGGCCTGCAAGGCAAACTGAATTTCATGTAAAACGGTGATGCTGGTTTTACCCTGATCAGATAGCGTGGTTTGCCATTGCAGCCAATCGGCCTGATGCGGCGGGTCTAGATTAGCAATCGGCTCATCCATCAGTAGGGTGTCAGCTTGAACAGCAAAGAGCCTGGCGAGCAAAACGCGCTGACGCTCGCCTCCCGACAGTTGACTAAAAAAGCGCTCGCGCAAATCCCACACAGCCGTTTGACGCATCGCCTGCTCAACCACGAGGTGATCGTCGGCACTGGCAATGGAAAGCCAGTTTTGATGAGGCAATCGACCCAGCATGGCAATGTCGTATACCCGCAGACCAACATCAAGATTGTCCGACGTCGCCGTTGCCTGCTCGAGCCAAGCAATCTGTTGCGCACGCGCCTTGGTAGTAATCGAATGAAGCTCTACTCCCCCAATCTGAATCGAG is a window from the Polynucleobacter difficilis genome containing:
- a CDS encoding sulfite exporter TauE/SafE family protein, with translation MELIDILILVTCGAVSGVLAGMLGIGGGMILVPFMIIVFNHQQFDQSIIVHMAIATGMATILFTSLSAIRAHHKHGTIDWKLVIALTPGIIAGGLIGGSELFDAFPTGWLSLFFALFIVYSSIQMFINKKPKPGRQLPGKLGLFSFGSFVGALSSLLGAGGAFVTVPFMIWCNVTPHVAMASASGLGFPIAVAATIGYVVGSWNHPGLPSGSLGYIYLPAVACIVAASIFTAPLGAKMARSMNTVNLKRVFGVMLFFLAAFMFNESRKAFGM
- a CDS encoding ABC transporter ATP-binding protein, with the translated sequence MSPIELRNVSLSRNNTVVLHNIDLAIPGGEWTSIVGSNGAGKSTLVQALAGLLPYEGSIQIGGVELHSITTKARAQQIAWLEQATATSDNLDVGLRVYDIAMLGRLPHQNWLSIASADDHLVVEQAMRQTAVWDLRERFFSQLSGGERQRVLLARLFAVQADTLLMDEPIANLDPPHQADWLQWQTTLSDQGKTSITVLHEIQFALQAENLILLGKKGVHHQGKSDDPLTHQALIDLFDGRIELTKLGKHWVALTR